A single window of Lepeophtheirus salmonis chromosome 2, UVic_Lsal_1.4, whole genome shotgun sequence DNA harbors:
- the LOC139907675 gene encoding uncharacterized protein: MWNILNVKTPGVGYEKRDELQILLTFSSSGKTVKHLASETFLATKQTFFAAADLVEYLLWYRQLSEGIYYISVRQILEAEKNIGILSLVKFSGLTTSEIKGLLDEDIVRAELMDAPYLVAGYIGFSLKKKISCTSCQELMVIRDTPPDSITFDSPTNQHVGVKRVHRHNEQRGVVDSIRPSLPLLS; this comes from the exons ATGTGGAATATCCTAAACGTCAAGACACCAGGAGTTGGCTACGAAAAGAGAGATGAGCTAC AGATTTTGTTGACTTTCTCATCGAGTGGCAAAACAGTAAAGCACCTGGCCTCAGAAACCTTCCTAGCAACAAAGCAGACGTTCTTTGCTGCAGCAGATCTGGTAGAGTATCTTCTCTGGTACAGACAACTAAGTGAAGGTATCTACTACATCAGCGTGAGACAAATCCTGGAAGCAgagaaaaatattggtattctgagtcttgtcaaattctcag gtctgactacttcagaaattaaaggtCTGCTGGATGAAGACATAGTTAGAGCTGAGCTCATGGATGCTCCCTACTTAGTTGCAGggtatattggtttttctttgaagaagaagatcagttgtacatcatgccaagagttaatggtcatcagagacacacctccggactcaataaccttcgatagCCCAACCAATCAGCATGTAGGCGTGAAAAGAGTTCATCGACATAATGAGCAGAGAGGGGTTGTCGACTCCATCcgaccttctctacctctcctgtcttAA
- the LOC121132609 gene encoding succinate dehydrogenase cytochrome b560 subunit, mitochondrial has product MSTFLASRICQGVLVSSRITNTCLPNIGLRSISLKSMTQEEVAPKESYWDKNKRLNRPLSPHLTIYKPQLTSMLSITHRGTGIFLTGVVYAGGLIPFLLPSNFPTFLQSLEVAPSLILLFKFGIAFPFAFHSWNGIRHLFWDMGIGLKIREVYSSGSLVVALALVTSVILTML; this is encoded by the exons atGTCTACCTTTTTAGCATCAAGAATTTGTCAAGGTGTCTTAGTGTCTTCAAGAATAACGAACACATG CCTTCCAAACATCGGTCTACGTTCCATAAGTTTAAAATCTATGACTCAAGAGGAAGTTGCTCCCAAGGAATCTTACTGGGACAAGAATAAAAGACTCAACAGACCTTTGAGTCCTCATCTTACTATTTATAAACCACAATTGACGAGTATGCTCTCAATTACCCATAGAGGCACTGGAATATTTCTTACTGGTGTCGTGTATGCCGGAGGTCTCATTCCATTTCTTCTACCCTCAAATTTCCCTACTTTTCTGCAAAGTTTGGAAGTTGCACCatctttgattttattatttaaatttggtaTTGCATTTCCATTTGCATTCCATTCCTGGAACGGGATTCGCCATTTA ttTTGGGATATGGGTATCGGATTAAAAATTCGCGAAGTATATAGCTCGGGTTCGTTAGTTGTTGCACTGGCTTTAGTCACATCAGTTATTTTGACGATGTTATAA